The sequence CTGCCCAGCAGCTTGTTCCGCGCTTCGCTGCTCCGCCAGTCCGGCATCCAGCATGTCCGGCCGGATTACGGCCGTCACTCCCTGAGGCTGAACCGCATTCGGAAACCGGTCATCCTGGCTTAATCTGAAATAGCTCACCGCTCCACCTCTCTCCGCTCGGTCTTCCACGGTCCGCCCGGCAACCTAGACCTGGTCAGATCTACCGCTTCCAGTACTGCTCCGTCTAGTACCGCTCCTTCCAGTACAGCCCCGCTCAAGTCGGCTCCGGTGAAATCGGCTCCCCGCAAATCCGCTCCCGTAAGGTCGGCTCCGCTTAAGTTGGCCCCGGTAAACACAGCCCCCCGCAGATCGGCGAAGCTGAGCTTGGCCCCGGTCAAATCCGCTCCCGCAAACCTCACCCCGGCAAATCCCGGCATCACCCATTCCGCCGCCTCTTCCAGCGGACGCCCTCCCCGGACGCTAAGAAACACGCTTCCTTGCAACCGGCAGCCGCTAAAATCGGCTCCGTGCAATAAACTGTGACTAAAATCAGCCCCTTCCAGCCGGCAATTTCTCCAGTGCGTCCCGATCAGCACACAAAGCGACATCCGGACAAACGACAGGTCGCAATCCCGAAAAGCCGTGTAGCGGAAATCCAGTCCGGAATACGCTCCGGAGGATAAGTTGGCCCCTTCAATAGCCGCATAAGCGTACTCTTCTTCACTCCGCTCGCCAAGCCATTCCCGGATCTCCATGCTGCTTAAACCGCGCTTATCTTCCTTGTACACCGTTATACTGTGATCCAGATATTCTCCTGCCCGCACTTCGAAGACCGCTTCTTTGGCCAGCGCCTGAAATTCCGGCAGCTCGGCCGCCTGCGGCA is a genomic window of Paenibacillus durus ATCC 35681 containing:
- a CDS encoding pentapeptide repeat-containing protein, encoding MYDEKALSHFRETVLKPWHTQALLALDREYHRRREELAAGFLAHFQDFCRSILEHQLAGDKRSLGYITYSMLRTGLLDGQAMYLAEGLDASWFFDRTPVQASYAPHWAFDPLKGAVEEWGPAARKYAGKLPRPLLEKLRLSEAEHFHSYVAELIRYAMPQAAELPEFQALAKEAVFEVRAGEYLDHSITVYKEDKRGLSSMEIREWLGERSEEEYAYAAIEGANLSSGAYSGLDFRYTAFRDCDLSFVRMSLCVLIGTHWRNCRLEGADFSHSLLHGADFSGCRLQGSVFLSVRGGRPLEEAAEWVMPGFAGVRFAGADLTGAKLSFADLRGAVFTGANLSGADLTGADLRGADFTGADLSGAVLEGAVLDGAVLEAVDLTRSRLPGGPWKTERREVER